A region from the Triticum aestivum cultivar Chinese Spring chromosome 3D, IWGSC CS RefSeq v2.1, whole genome shotgun sequence genome encodes:
- the LOC123081073 gene encoding uncharacterized protein KIAA0930 homolog: protein MAAATLRSALLSSCALRRLASASAPRAPRLAQPKVQGFARARRSYPAAFAASAMSTSSGAKEAPANNPGLQAEVDPATKGYFMQQTLINANSTEIDWERSFYLNLVTHTSYTVTVALCSISNLRNRADKSKRLPPIYKVSKPVYASPSRVNFRLDQRKAVETVPAYPNIYFSVDDFDDPFDAVVLSDPEHCYCVILNVHDGAAFPEKSESSNVGSNIQSGINSGSSGENPPKVHSLPK from the exons ATGGCCGCCGCCACACTCcgctccgccctcctctcctcctgcgccctccgccggctcgcctccgcctccgcgccgCGCGCCCCCCGCCTCGCCCAGCCCAAG GTGCAGGGGTTCGCCCGGGCTCGCCGGTCCTACCCAGCCGCGTTCGCCGCCTCCGCCATGTCGACGTCGTCGGGGGCCAAGGAGGCGCCGGCCAACAACCCGGGCCTTCAGGCCGAGGTCGACCCCGCCACCAAGGGCTACTTCATGCAGCAGACA CTCATAAATGCTAATTCAACTGAGATTGATTGGGAACGTTCCTTCTATTTGAATTTAGTCACTCACACGTCATATACTGTCACAGTGGCATTGTGCAG TATCAGCAATCTTCGCAATCGTGCAGACAAAAGCAAGCGGTTGCCTCCAATTTACAAGGTTTCAAAACCTGTGTATGCATCCCCTAGCCGTGTAAATTTCCGCCTTGATCAAAGAAAG GCTGTAGAGACAGTACCTGCATATCCGAACATTTATTTCTCAGTTGATGACTTCGATGATCCTTTTGATGCTGTG GTTTTGTCAGACCCAGAACACTGCTATTGTGTGATTCTCAATGTGCATGATGGGGCAGCATTTCCTGAAAAAAGCGAATCAAGCAATGTCGGTTCAAATATACAATCTGGGATCAACTCTGGGAGCAGTGGAGAGAACCCACCAAAGGTTCACTCTCTTCCTAAATGA